The proteins below come from a single Rhizobium etli CFN 42 genomic window:
- a CDS encoding ABC transporter ATP-binding protein has translation MASISLKELNKSYGALTVVHDIDLEIADKEFIILVGPSGCGKSTTLRMIAGLEEISGGELRIGGDVMNDVPSKDRDIAMVFQNYALYPHMTVYKNMAFGLQLRKVSRDFIDKQVQDAAKILDITHLLNRKPKALSGGQRQRVALGRAMVRNPAVFLLDEPLSNLDAKLRGTMRSEITKLHKRLNATFIYVTHDQVEAMTMADRIVVMKDGHIQQVDTPQNLYDRPVNMFVAGFIGAPQMNMLPSTIQRRGDGYVAIFDGRELPLPVHFDKSRIAPYEGRELVLGIRPENFHELPPADIPAENLAPVKAVVELAEPMGSEVHLNMVAGGRNLIARVSPRFRPDIGEEASLVADMSNAQLFDKETERSILY, from the coding sequence ATGGCCAGCATTTCGCTTAAAGAGCTGAACAAATCCTACGGCGCGCTTACCGTCGTCCACGATATCGATCTGGAAATTGCCGATAAGGAATTCATCATCCTGGTCGGCCCCTCCGGCTGCGGCAAATCCACCACGCTCAGGATGATCGCCGGCCTCGAGGAAATCTCGGGCGGCGAACTCCGGATCGGCGGCGACGTCATGAATGATGTCCCTTCCAAGGACCGCGACATCGCCATGGTCTTCCAGAATTATGCGCTCTACCCGCATATGACCGTCTACAAGAACATGGCCTTCGGCCTGCAGCTGCGCAAAGTGTCGCGCGATTTCATCGATAAGCAGGTGCAGGACGCCGCCAAGATCCTCGACATCACCCATCTCCTGAACCGCAAGCCGAAAGCGCTTTCGGGCGGGCAGCGCCAGCGCGTCGCACTCGGCCGCGCCATGGTGCGCAATCCTGCCGTCTTCCTTCTCGACGAGCCGCTTTCCAATCTCGACGCCAAGCTGCGCGGCACGATGCGCTCGGAAATCACCAAGCTGCACAAGCGCCTCAACGCCACCTTCATCTACGTCACCCACGACCAGGTGGAAGCCATGACGATGGCCGACCGGATCGTCGTCATGAAGGACGGCCACATCCAGCAGGTCGACACGCCGCAGAACCTCTACGACCGCCCCGTCAACATGTTCGTCGCCGGCTTCATCGGTGCGCCGCAGATGAACATGCTGCCCTCGACCATTCAGCGCCGGGGTGACGGCTACGTCGCCATCTTCGACGGCCGGGAGCTGCCGCTGCCCGTTCATTTCGACAAGAGCAGGATCGCGCCCTATGAGGGCCGCGAGCTGGTGCTCGGCATCCGCCCGGAGAATTTCCATGAACTGCCGCCGGCCGACATCCCGGCCGAAAATCTCGCGCCCGTGAAGGCAGTGGTCGAGCTTGCCGAGCCGATGGGCTCGGAGGTGCACCTGAACATGGTGGCCGGCGGCCGCAATCTCATCGCCCGAGTGTCGCCGCGCTTCCGGCCCGATATCGGCGAGGAGGCGAGCCTCGTCGCCGATATGAGCAATGCGCAGCTGTTCGACAAGGAAACGGAACGCTCGATTCTTTACTGA
- a CDS encoding carbohydrate ABC transporter permease, whose protein sequence is MSISNSVIVTDGAPAEPRRKVAVLSKRQRKIRSALVAYSFIAPNFLGFAVFTLGPILFAFALAFMHWDGSNAITFAGFDNFWRLFNDKAFIAAFWNTIIYTVASVPATLLCALGLAVLLNQKIAGRNFFRTAMFFPYVASLVAVAVVWNMIFNPEMGPVNMILYTLGLDPKNMPGWAADRHWAMVTVILFGIWKNMGYYMVIYLAGLQGINAELYEAADLDGANSWQKFIHVTVPQLGPTTFFVTVMLTIQSFKVFDQIFMITQGGPGTSTLVLVYHIYNEAFISWDLGYSSMISLVLFFLVLAVTIFQFRRQREDEA, encoded by the coding sequence GTGTCCATATCGAATTCGGTCATAGTGACGGATGGCGCCCCGGCAGAGCCACGCCGGAAGGTCGCGGTTCTGTCCAAGCGCCAGCGCAAGATTCGCAGCGCGTTGGTCGCCTATTCCTTCATCGCGCCGAATTTCCTCGGCTTCGCCGTCTTCACGCTCGGCCCGATCCTCTTCGCCTTCGCGCTCGCCTTCATGCACTGGGACGGCTCGAATGCGATCACATTCGCGGGGTTCGACAATTTCTGGCGACTGTTCAACGACAAGGCCTTCATCGCGGCCTTCTGGAACACGATCATCTATACGGTCGCCTCGGTGCCAGCGACGCTGCTCTGCGCGCTCGGCCTTGCCGTCCTTCTCAACCAGAAGATCGCCGGGCGGAATTTCTTCCGCACGGCGATGTTCTTTCCCTATGTCGCTTCGCTGGTCGCGGTCGCCGTCGTCTGGAACATGATCTTCAATCCCGAGATGGGACCGGTGAACATGATCCTCTACACGCTCGGCCTCGACCCGAAGAACATGCCGGGATGGGCGGCCGACCGCCACTGGGCGATGGTGACGGTGATCCTCTTCGGCATCTGGAAGAACATGGGCTATTACATGGTCATCTATTTGGCCGGCCTGCAGGGGATCAATGCCGAACTCTATGAGGCTGCTGATCTCGACGGGGCCAACTCCTGGCAGAAGTTCATCCATGTCACCGTGCCGCAGCTCGGACCGACCACCTTCTTCGTCACGGTCATGCTGACGATCCAGTCCTTCAAGGTGTTCGATCAGATCTTCATGATCACCCAGGGCGGCCCCGGCACATCGACGCTCGTCCTCGTCTACCACATCTATAACGAGGCCTTCATTTCCTGGGATCTCGGCTATTCCAGCATGATTTCGCTGGTACTGTTTTTCCTGGTGCTCGCGGTCACGATCTTCCAGTTCCGCCGCCAGAGGGAGGACGAGGCATGA
- a CDS encoding type II toxin-antitoxin system Phd/YefM family antitoxin, translating into MAITVKVAEAKARLSELLAKVEAGEEVIISRGTKPVARLSRVRSKNDIDTLIAEIKAQRIPRQSTTQAELREWRDEGRRY; encoded by the coding sequence ATGGCGATCACAGTCAAAGTCGCTGAAGCGAAGGCTCGTCTATCTGAATTGCTGGCGAAGGTCGAAGCCGGCGAAGAGGTCATCATCTCTCGCGGCACCAAGCCGGTTGCTCGCCTTTCTCGAGTTCGCAGCAAGAACGATATCGACACGCTGATCGCCGAAATTAAGGCGCAGCGCATCCCTCGTCAGTCCACGACGCAAGCTGAATTGCGCGAATGGCGGGATGAAGGCCGCCGTTACTGA
- a CDS encoding heparinase II/III domain-containing protein, whose translation MFREISGALPDVFGDFTPGAVYSDRERWNGVPQAVRDVVVRDAEATLARTWPLITAADYREYTATGNRSRFEVLYFTRRRMLNDLVLGELVEGSGRFLPGIVDGIFLIAEESGWQLPAHNAYGRGGPRLPLPDSSQPVVDLFAAETAALLATIVALLGDALDGISPEIAARVKREIEVRILTPYLGRHFWWMGDGDERMNNWTAWITQNVLLTTFSLKTDQPTRRAVTEKALGSLDAFLKDYAEDGACEEGVVYYRHAALCLHGALTVLDSVAPGLFDKVWRQSKIRNMAEYIANMHVADRYYFNFADSSAVVEPCSAREYLFGKAVGSEMLSAFAAADRAAAESPHLPEEWNLWYRVQELLEGSAIPRVKPDPAPKRDIFYPGIGLFVARDEQFSLAVKGGSNGEGHNHNDVGSVTLYKNGRPFLIDVGVETYAAKTFSPRRYEIWTMQSAYHNLPTFSGVMQVAGEAFGARNVEVEFAEECARITLEISGAYPEEAQLRSYRRTVSLLRGRHVEIVDTHDGDRPAVLALMTCLAPTVVSDRIDLADLGSIFVEGAGEIEVDEIEVNDIRLRSAWPERLYRLRVPFADKRLKLQVN comes from the coding sequence ATGTTCAGGGAGATTTCGGGCGCGTTGCCGGACGTCTTCGGCGATTTCACGCCGGGAGCCGTCTACTCCGACCGCGAGAGATGGAACGGGGTGCCGCAGGCGGTGCGGGACGTGGTCGTGCGCGACGCCGAAGCCACGCTGGCGCGAACATGGCCTCTGATCACGGCCGCGGATTACCGGGAATATACGGCAACCGGCAATCGCTCGCGTTTCGAGGTGCTTTATTTCACGCGGCGGCGGATGCTTAACGATCTGGTGCTAGGAGAACTTGTCGAAGGAAGCGGCCGGTTCCTGCCGGGGATCGTCGACGGCATCTTCCTGATTGCCGAGGAGAGCGGCTGGCAGCTTCCGGCGCATAATGCCTATGGGCGCGGCGGCCCGCGTCTGCCGCTTCCCGACAGTTCGCAGCCGGTCGTCGATCTCTTCGCTGCCGAAACGGCTGCCCTTCTGGCCACGATCGTCGCCTTGCTCGGCGATGCGCTCGACGGCATCAGCCCGGAGATTGCGGCGCGTGTGAAGCGCGAGATCGAGGTCCGTATCCTGACGCCCTATCTCGGCCGGCATTTCTGGTGGATGGGCGACGGCGACGAGCGGATGAACAACTGGACCGCCTGGATCACCCAGAACGTCCTGCTGACCACCTTCTCACTGAAGACCGATCAGCCGACGCGCCGCGCCGTCACTGAAAAGGCGCTCGGCAGCCTCGATGCCTTTCTGAAGGATTATGCCGAGGACGGCGCCTGCGAGGAAGGCGTGGTCTATTACCGCCACGCCGCACTCTGCCTGCATGGCGCGCTGACCGTGCTCGACAGCGTAGCGCCGGGCTTGTTCGACAAGGTGTGGCGGCAGTCGAAAATCAGGAACATGGCCGAATATATCGCCAACATGCATGTGGCCGACCGCTATTATTTCAACTTCGCGGACTCCTCTGCTGTGGTCGAGCCCTGCAGCGCGCGCGAATATCTGTTCGGAAAGGCGGTCGGCTCCGAGATGCTATCGGCCTTTGCCGCAGCCGACCGGGCGGCAGCCGAGAGCCCGCACCTGCCGGAGGAGTGGAACCTCTGGTATCGCGTGCAGGAACTATTAGAGGGATCGGCGATCCCCAGGGTCAAACCGGATCCGGCGCCCAAGCGGGATATCTTTTATCCCGGCATCGGCCTCTTCGTCGCCCGCGACGAGCAATTTTCGCTCGCGGTCAAGGGCGGCAGCAATGGCGAGGGCCACAATCACAACGATGTCGGCAGCGTGACGCTCTACAAGAACGGACGCCCGTTCCTGATCGACGTCGGCGTCGAGACCTATGCCGCCAAGACCTTCTCGCCGCGGCGCTACGAGATCTGGACAATGCAGTCGGCCTATCACAACCTGCCGACTTTCTCCGGCGTCATGCAGGTCGCCGGGGAAGCCTTCGGCGCAAGGAATGTAGAGGTCGAATTCGCCGAGGAGTGCGCGCGCATAACCCTCGAAATATCAGGCGCCTATCCCGAGGAAGCGCAACTGCGCAGCTATCGCCGCACGGTCTCCCTGCTGCGGGGGCGCCATGTCGAGATCGTCGATACCCATGACGGCGACCGGCCGGCGGTCCTGGCGCTGATGACGTGCCTCGCGCCGACCGTCGTCTCCGACAGAATAGATCTCGCCGATCTCGGCAGCATTTTTGTCGAGGGCGCCGGCGAAATCGAAGTCGATGAGATCGAGGTCAATGACATCAGGCTGAGATCGGCCTGGCCCGAGAGGCTCTACCGGCTGCGTGTGCCGTTCGCGGACAAGCGCCTGAAATTGCAAGTTAATTAG
- a CDS encoding ABC transporter substrate-binding protein, producing MYLDNFGRRVKLAVASFTLAATTAGAALAQEAVTLKWALWDWDKTAYYKPLIEAYQAKHPNVKFEPMDLGSQDYQQMISTQLTGGSKDIDIVTIKDVPGYTNLVRAGNIADLSGFVKDQKIDPAPYGGLIEELTIDGKIYSLPFRSDFWIVYYNKDIFDKAGVPYPTNDMTWAQFDETAEKLAGGMGTNKTYGALLHTWRSTVQLPGILDGKHTLVDGDYAFLKPWYERALTLQKDGAIPSYAFLKTSNTHYSALFFNGTIGMLPMGTWFVGTQIAKVKSGESKSKNWGIVKFPHPDGVPAGTTAAQISGLAVNSNSQHKDAALDFIKFVAGPEGAAVVAATGTFPALKTADVSAKIASTPGFPQDEASKEALIPAKAYLEMAVNPNAAKIEVVLNRAHDAIMTDNTSVDDGLKEMTEGVKAIK from the coding sequence ATGTATTTGGATAATTTCGGGAGGAGGGTGAAACTTGCCGTGGCAAGTTTCACTCTGGCCGCGACGACGGCAGGCGCAGCACTTGCTCAGGAGGCCGTGACGCTGAAATGGGCTTTGTGGGACTGGGACAAGACAGCCTATTACAAGCCGCTGATCGAGGCCTATCAGGCCAAGCATCCGAACGTGAAGTTCGAGCCGATGGATCTCGGCTCGCAGGATTATCAGCAGATGATCTCGACGCAGCTGACCGGCGGCTCGAAGGATATCGACATCGTCACGATCAAGGACGTACCGGGCTATACCAATCTCGTGCGCGCCGGCAATATTGCCGATCTCAGCGGCTTCGTGAAGGATCAGAAGATCGATCCGGCACCCTATGGCGGCCTGATCGAGGAGCTGACCATCGACGGCAAGATCTATTCGCTGCCGTTCCGCTCCGACTTCTGGATCGTCTATTACAACAAGGACATTTTCGACAAGGCGGGCGTGCCCTATCCCACCAATGACATGACCTGGGCGCAGTTCGACGAGACCGCCGAGAAGCTTGCCGGCGGCATGGGCACCAACAAGACCTATGGCGCGCTGCTGCATACCTGGCGCTCCACCGTCCAGCTGCCCGGCATCCTCGACGGAAAACATACGCTCGTCGATGGCGACTACGCTTTCCTGAAGCCCTGGTACGAGCGCGCGCTCACCCTGCAGAAGGATGGCGCCATCCCCTCCTATGCCTTCCTGAAGACATCGAACACGCATTATTCGGCGCTCTTCTTCAACGGCACGATCGGCATGCTGCCGATGGGCACATGGTTCGTCGGCACCCAGATCGCCAAAGTCAAATCGGGTGAATCGAAGAGCAAGAACTGGGGCATCGTGAAGTTCCCGCATCCCGATGGCGTGCCGGCCGGCACCACGGCCGCGCAGATCTCCGGTCTGGCGGTGAACTCCAATTCCCAGCACAAGGATGCCGCGCTTGATTTCATCAAGTTCGTCGCCGGCCCCGAGGGCGCGGCCGTCGTCGCGGCGACCGGCACCTTCCCGGCGCTGAAGACCGCCGACGTCAGTGCCAAGATCGCATCGACGCCCGGCTTCCCGCAGGATGAGGCCAGCAAGGAAGCGCTGATACCGGCCAAAGCCTACCTGGAAATGGCCGTCAATCCGAACGCCGCCAAGATCGAGGTGGTGCTCAACCGCGCCCATGACGCGATCATGACCGACAACACCTCCGTCGATGACGGGCTGAAGGAAATGACCGAAGGCGTGAAGGCCATCAAGTAA
- a CDS encoding glycoside hydrolase family 88 protein, with the protein MNAVSTVAPQPITDKQVNAALDLAVEQVRRNLPQFTYAAQNHSSVNNFYPAVANDQWTAGFWPGELWLAFEHSGDPVFRHAAQIQVQSFLHRIVNRIETDHHDMGFLYSPSCIAAWKLVGDEDGRKAAILAADQLIERFQPIGQFIQAWGRKGRPEEYRYIIDCLLNLPLLYWASSETGDPKYREIALTHARTTLAHSVRPDDSTYHTFYMDPVTGAPVRGATKQGYRDDSFWARGQAWAIAGMAISYRYERIEEYRQTFDRLLAFYLNRLPADMVPYWDLVFSDGDGEPRDSSSASITACGLLEMADLVEAEAAERYRVLARRMVKSLADHYAVKDPAVSNGLVLHATYSKKSPFNTCRGEGVDECVSWGDYYYMEALTRLSRRWSSYW; encoded by the coding sequence ATGAATGCCGTTTCAACAGTCGCCCCGCAGCCGATCACCGATAAGCAAGTGAATGCCGCGCTCGACCTTGCCGTCGAGCAGGTCAGGCGCAACCTTCCTCAGTTCACTTATGCCGCGCAGAACCATTCGAGCGTCAACAACTTTTATCCCGCCGTCGCCAACGACCAATGGACGGCGGGCTTCTGGCCGGGCGAGCTGTGGCTCGCCTTCGAGCATAGCGGCGATCCGGTGTTCCGGCATGCCGCGCAGATCCAGGTCCAGTCCTTCCTGCATCGGATCGTCAACCGCATCGAGACCGATCATCACGACATGGGCTTTCTCTATTCGCCCTCCTGCATCGCCGCCTGGAAGCTCGTCGGCGACGAGGACGGCCGCAAGGCGGCGATCCTGGCCGCCGACCAACTGATCGAGCGCTTCCAGCCGATCGGCCAGTTCATCCAAGCCTGGGGCCGCAAGGGCAGACCGGAGGAATACCGCTACATCATCGACTGCCTGCTGAACCTGCCGCTTCTCTACTGGGCCAGCAGCGAGACGGGCGACCCGAAATACCGCGAGATCGCGCTCACGCACGCTCGCACGACGCTCGCCCATTCGGTGCGGCCGGACGATTCCACCTATCACACCTTCTATATGGACCCGGTCACCGGCGCGCCTGTGCGCGGCGCCACCAAACAGGGCTACCGGGACGACAGTTTCTGGGCGCGCGGACAGGCCTGGGCCATCGCGGGCATGGCGATTTCCTATCGCTACGAGCGGATCGAGGAATATCGCCAGACCTTCGACCGGCTGCTCGCCTTCTACCTCAACCGGCTGCCGGCCGACATGGTGCCCTATTGGGATCTCGTCTTTTCGGACGGCGACGGCGAGCCGCGCGACAGTTCCTCGGCTTCGATCACCGCCTGCGGCCTGCTCGAGATGGCCGATCTCGTCGAGGCCGAAGCCGCCGAACGCTACCGTGTGCTGGCGCGGCGCATGGTGAAGAGCCTTGCCGACCACTATGCGGTCAAGGACCCCGCGGTTTCAAACGGCCTGGTGCTGCACGCCACCTATTCGAAGAAATCGCCCTTCAACACCTGCCGCGGTGAGGGCGTCGATGAATGCGTCTCCTGGGGAGATTATTATTACATGGAAGCTTTGACGCGCCTTTCGCGCCGCTGGTCTTCCTATTGGTGA
- a CDS encoding carbohydrate ABC transporter permease — MRIAGRKITVKTVLLYAIVITVTIVMLMPFAWMLSASLKLSRDVFAFPIEWIPSQPQWQNYVDIWTKIPLALFIYNTSKLTIIVTLLQLLTSSFAAYAFAKLNFPYKNTLFLGYIATIAMPWQVYMVPQFLLMREFGLNNTHLALICLQAFTAFGVFLMRQFYMSIPTELCEAARIDGMNEYQIWARIMLPLSKPALSTLTIFTFVSTWNDFLGPMIYLTKTELKTVQIGLRMFISQYSAEYGLIMAASVVALVPVLIVFLSLQRFFVEGIASTGLKG; from the coding sequence ATGAGGATCGCCGGGCGCAAGATCACCGTCAAAACGGTCCTCCTCTATGCCATCGTCATCACGGTGACGATTGTCATGCTGATGCCCTTCGCCTGGATGCTCTCGGCATCGCTGAAGCTCAGCCGCGACGTCTTCGCCTTCCCGATCGAGTGGATACCGTCACAGCCGCAATGGCAGAACTACGTGGATATCTGGACGAAGATCCCGCTTGCGCTCTTCATCTACAACACCTCGAAGCTGACGATCATCGTCACGCTGCTGCAGCTTCTGACTTCAAGCTTTGCGGCCTACGCCTTCGCCAAGCTGAACTTCCCCTACAAGAACACGCTGTTCCTCGGCTATATCGCCACCATCGCCATGCCCTGGCAGGTCTATATGGTGCCGCAGTTCCTGCTGATGCGCGAATTCGGCCTCAACAACACGCATCTGGCGCTGATCTGCCTGCAGGCCTTCACCGCCTTCGGCGTCTTCCTGATGCGGCAGTTCTACATGTCGATCCCAACCGAGCTTTGCGAAGCTGCCCGCATCGACGGCATGAACGAGTACCAGATCTGGGCGCGCATCATGCTGCCGCTGTCTAAGCCCGCCCTCTCGACGCTGACGATCTTCACCTTCGTCAGCACCTGGAACGATTTCCTCGGGCCGATGATCTATCTCACCAAGACCGAGCTGAAGACCGTCCAGATCGGCCTGCGCATGTTCATCTCGCAATATTCGGCCGAATACGGGCTGATCATGGCGGCCTCCGTCGTCGCCCTCGTGCCCGTTCTCATCGTCTTCCTCTCTCTGCAGCGCTTCTTTGTCGAGGGCATCGCCTCAACGGGATTGAAGGGTTAA
- a CDS encoding histidine phosphatase family protein, translated as MTTIFLLRHGETVWNAAGRFQGQKDSPLTERGQQQADEAGRRLARELERHPGQIDVHVSPLGRTKETAARIARYVPLRSRDEPRLMEVTIGSWDGMSHYEIHMEYPGMLEGADAFNWFFRSPDGETFDAACARIKEWLSQLRSTTIAISHGLTGRLIRGMYLGLSREEMLELPVPQTGFYRLQNGQAQYIE; from the coding sequence TTGACGACGATTTTTCTCCTTCGACATGGCGAGACCGTCTGGAATGCGGCAGGTCGCTTTCAGGGGCAGAAGGATTCCCCACTTACTGAAAGAGGGCAGCAGCAGGCGGATGAGGCGGGTAGGCGTCTTGCTCGCGAGCTTGAGCGGCATCCGGGTCAAATCGATGTTCATGTCAGCCCGTTGGGCCGCACGAAGGAAACAGCGGCGCGCATTGCGCGATATGTGCCCTTGCGCAGCCGCGACGAACCGCGATTGATGGAAGTGACGATCGGCTCCTGGGATGGCATGAGCCACTATGAAATCCACATGGAATATCCGGGCATGCTCGAAGGCGCCGATGCTTTTAACTGGTTCTTTCGATCGCCGGATGGAGAAACATTCGATGCAGCTTGCGCCCGCATAAAGGAGTGGCTGTCGCAGCTTCGCTCGACCACGATAGCCATATCTCATGGACTGACGGGGAGACTGATACGAGGTATGTATCTTGGATTATCAAGGGAAGAAATGCTAGAACTACCGGTGCCGCAGACCGGATTTTATCGGCTTCAGAACGGCCAAGCCCAATACATCGAATAA
- a CDS encoding DUF2264 domain-containing protein, producing the protein MIYDPSRANPLSGNPLKTRDDLAKAVIDLFEPLLPYFSEGGARVRLGAAGAIFDRAAADLEGYARPLWGIVPLAAGGGHFPHWNLYRRGLANGTNPAHPEYCGDLADRNQRLVELAAVGFALALVPEHIWEPLSDGEKRTVAAYLLAARELEFIDNNWKFFRVLIDLGLERVGVAFDMAKTAAYLDELEAFDIGEGWYRDGPVRRVDHYIPFAMHFYGLIYTVLARGDEARKNRFRDRAEIFARDIRHWFGPDGAALAFGRSQTYRFAAGGFWGALAFAGLEALPWAEVKGYYMRHIRWWSALPIADRDGVLAIGYGYPNLLMSESYNSPGSPYWALKFFLPLALPQDHSFWTAEEAPQPDFPEPVALKPAGMVAMHTPGNVVVFSSGQQHDKMRGANEKYSKFVYSTRYAFNIEADDRNFAAASFDGMLGLSDDGVHFRMRETLEEALMAGDRLYSRWRPWQDVSIETWLIPAKPWHIRIHRISTPRALSTIEGGFAIERADFNADRSEQGEGRAVWYGQTDVSGIVDLSPNLRAGHAMSPIPNTNLIHAKTLLPQLRGEIGPGTTVLVTAAMALPNWADWAEALGNPPACPDLEEVERDIGENGVRVPAFALRP; encoded by the coding sequence ATGATCTACGATCCCAGCAGGGCCAACCCACTTTCCGGCAATCCCCTGAAGACGCGCGACGATCTGGCAAAAGCCGTCATCGACCTTTTCGAGCCGCTCCTGCCCTATTTTTCCGAAGGCGGCGCCCGCGTCCGCCTCGGCGCTGCCGGCGCGATCTTCGACCGGGCGGCGGCGGATCTCGAAGGTTATGCGCGGCCGCTCTGGGGCATCGTTCCCCTTGCTGCCGGCGGCGGCCACTTCCCGCATTGGAACCTCTATCGACGCGGACTGGCGAATGGGACCAATCCTGCGCATCCCGAATATTGCGGCGATTTGGCCGACCGTAATCAGCGGCTGGTCGAGCTCGCCGCCGTCGGTTTCGCCCTGGCGCTGGTGCCCGAACACATCTGGGAACCGTTGAGCGATGGCGAAAAAAGGACCGTCGCCGCCTATCTTCTTGCAGCGCGCGAACTGGAATTCATCGACAACAACTGGAAATTCTTCCGCGTCCTGATCGACCTCGGACTGGAGCGCGTCGGTGTCGCTTTCGACATGGCGAAAACCGCCGCCTATCTCGATGAATTGGAAGCTTTCGACATCGGCGAAGGCTGGTATCGTGACGGACCAGTCCGGCGGGTCGACCACTACATTCCCTTCGCCATGCATTTCTATGGCCTGATCTACACGGTACTGGCGCGCGGCGACGAGGCGCGAAAGAACCGGTTCCGCGATCGCGCCGAAATCTTCGCCCGGGATATCCGCCACTGGTTCGGCCCCGATGGCGCCGCCCTTGCCTTCGGCCGCAGCCAGACCTACCGCTTCGCGGCCGGCGGCTTCTGGGGGGCCCTTGCCTTTGCCGGCCTCGAAGCGCTGCCCTGGGCCGAGGTCAAGGGCTATTACATGCGCCATATCCGCTGGTGGTCGGCATTGCCGATCGCCGACCGCGACGGCGTTCTCGCGATCGGCTACGGCTATCCGAACCTGCTGATGAGCGAGAGCTACAACTCGCCCGGCTCACCCTATTGGGCGCTGAAATTCTTCCTGCCGCTCGCTCTTCCTCAGGACCATTCGTTCTGGACCGCCGAAGAGGCGCCGCAGCCGGATTTCCCCGAGCCGGTGGCACTGAAGCCGGCCGGCATGGTCGCCATGCACACGCCGGGAAATGTGGTCGTGTTTTCCTCCGGCCAGCAACACGACAAGATGCGCGGCGCAAACGAGAAATATTCGAAATTTGTCTATTCCACCCGCTACGCCTTCAACATCGAGGCCGACGACCGGAACTTTGCCGCCGCCAGCTTCGACGGCATGCTCGGCCTTTCCGACGATGGGGTCCACTTCCGCATGCGCGAAACCCTCGAAGAAGCGCTGATGGCGGGCGACCGGCTCTACTCGCGCTGGCGCCCCTGGCAGGACGTCAGCATCGAGACATGGCTCATTCCCGCAAAGCCCTGGCACATCCGCATTCACCGCATATCCACGCCGCGTGCGCTCAGCACCATAGAGGGTGGTTTTGCGATCGAACGCGCCGATTTCAATGCCGATCGATCCGAACAGGGCGAAGGCAGGGCCGTCTGGTACGGGCAGACCGATGTCAGCGGGATCGTCGACCTATCGCCGAACCTGAGGGCCGGCCACGCCATGAGCCCGATCCCAAACACCAACCTGATCCACGCCAAGACCTTGCTGCCACAGCTGCGCGGAGAAATCGGCCCTGGCACCACTGTGCTCGTGACGGCCGCGATGGCGCTGCCCAACTGGGCGGATTGGGCAGAGGCACTGGGAAATCCGCCGGCATGCCCGGATCTTGAGGAGGTGGAGCGAGATATCGGCGAGAACGGCGTTCGTGTGCCGGCCTTTGCTCTTCGGCCGTAG
- a CDS encoding YesL family protein — MQWLRDMWTKEGPGIPKDAPAKTGFALFADILAREWWEMVKLNILFILASLFVVTLPAALAAMARVSVAFVEDRNTYLLRDFTEAFLRYFWRATAWGLALASALAIGVHATATYAAGARGNLMLAAPLAIALVATAFLAVTACHLIVLMVMRDLPALRLLRLAALASVACPLPALAALGFNAALWLAHILFYPVSVFMPATFNFSLGMFAVAFAVHRAAEMVLDLPTHCKSHARDAS, encoded by the coding sequence ATGCAGTGGTTGCGGGACATGTGGACGAAGGAGGGGCCGGGCATTCCAAAGGATGCGCCTGCAAAGACCGGCTTTGCCCTGTTCGCCGACATCCTCGCTCGCGAATGGTGGGAGATGGTCAAGCTCAACATCCTGTTCATCCTGGCCTCGCTCTTCGTAGTGACGCTGCCGGCGGCACTCGCCGCCATGGCCCGCGTCTCGGTGGCCTTCGTCGAAGATCGAAATACCTATCTGCTGCGTGACTTCACCGAAGCCTTCCTGCGCTACTTCTGGCGCGCCACCGCCTGGGGCCTGGCCTTGGCAAGCGCGCTTGCGATCGGCGTCCATGCGACTGCCACCTATGCAGCCGGCGCGCGCGGCAATCTGATGCTCGCCGCACCGCTCGCGATCGCGCTCGTCGCGACCGCTTTCCTCGCGGTCACCGCCTGCCATCTCATCGTTCTTATGGTGATGCGCGACCTGCCGGCGCTGCGGCTCCTTCGCCTCGCAGCGCTCGCCTCCGTCGCCTGCCCGCTGCCGGCACTTGCAGCGCTTGGCTTCAACGCAGCGCTGTGGTTGGCGCATATCCTCTTCTATCCGGTCTCCGTGTTCATGCCGGCGACCTTCAATTTCTCGCTCGGAATGTTCGCTGTCGCATTCGCCGTACATCGCGCGGCGGAGATGGTTCTGGACTTACCGACGCACTGCAAATCGCATGCAAGAGACGCTTCATAA